Below is a window of Plasmodium cynomolgi strain B DNA, scaffold: 0030, whole genome shotgun sequence DNA.
GGCTAACGATACTATAATGGCTAATAAGATTCCTTATTGCAAATACAtaggttatatttttcatttatttgaaaatatgctAATGGATCATAATTCACAATCAATTCAGGCATATAGACATGAAATGAAGAACTTtaagcataaaattattgataAGGAGTtagattttattaaaactTCATGTGACACTGATTCGCAAATATCCATGTTCAGCATAGATACAAAAACATTACACACCTTAATTAATgagcaattaaaaaatttcaaaataacAGATGTATCATttaggaataaaaatttagtaaATGTAAGAGAAACTAATGGACAAACGAGTATATTGTCattcattattaaaaaatatatttttttatccatttatCTAAATGCTTTAGTGTTATTAACAATAAACTATGAGTAATCTAGaggaaacatttttttatatattcatattttattatttttctatttactTTTTAGTATGACATTTTTTGGAACATAGATTCTTATCAAAAATATGAGACTTATGCTCGAGGAGAATCGAATGCTTATTCTACACCTTCAGAGTATTATTGTAATCATGAAGAAGAATACACTGTAGAAGGTTACGATAAGATTAAAGATCTCTGTAAATTGTTCATATCATATTTGTCTTTTGATAATGTTCAAAATGATCCTAGTGGAAATAGACGTTTAGGATATTTGAATTACTGGTTAaacaaagaattaaaaaaaaataattatatgagTGCTACTGATTTTATGGATGTCCTTAATGCACTCTTGGACAATAAATTCCCGGCCATTGCCAATtacaataaatttaaatatatagtatataATATTGATGACGAAGTTATTAAAGAAATGGATCTGTTGCATCATTTGCAcgattattataataagatTATTACAGAATCACATGACAAAGACAAATGCACCGAATACTTCAAAAAGTTCATTGATCTTTTTGAAGAAGGCATTCACAAATATCATGTaacgaaaaataataatttctaTATAGAACTATTGAGACTATGGTCCAGATATAATGCTGAAACAGATAGTCCGGAATTTTGTAAAAGTAATATTTTGCCCGCATTTCCCAAAATAGAAACATTGCATCAAAAAGTAAAGGCAGCATCTCTATCGAAAACTGTAGAATCGTGTAAGACTTTTACAGATGAAAGTGTAGATAATCCACAACCTTGGAATAAagaatatgtaaaaaattacttttttctaaaatatattttgtattgGCTTATCTGAATGTTTCAGTTATcaggaaaataataaaaggtTATTTAAAACAGAATATAAACCatttatgtaatattataattttctcttattttttttttaatttcaggAAAATATCCTAAAACAGTTATCTGcatatgaaatatatgataaactCAACAAGGTTACTTCTGATGATAACACATGTGCTAAATACTGTGCgaatataattaattctAATGAAAATAGTGAAGAGTTTAAAAAACTGTGCCCCAAACTTGCaagtaatataaaaagttatCAAAAACCTTGAAAGACACAAATTCACCAGATGATCGTTGCGCGTATATGACTTACTGGGTATatgagaaaataataaatatatttaagaGTCATACTAACTATGTCTATGACAAATCCGTTATTCAAGAGCTAAACAAAACAGTTCTCATGGCTAATAGTGAATTACCTGACAAAGATAAGTgtctattttcttttaccgGCAATCTCTTGGaatggaaagaagaaaagcttttacatgattattttaaaaattacgaTAAAATAAGGAAATGCAATACATACAGCGGCGGGAATAATTGTAACTCTTATTGTGGATATCTTAAACACATCAGTAAATTGTATTACAGCTATATCAACAAGTGCTGCTCTTGTTATAGTTATCCGAAACGCGCTTGTTCTGAGTTAtgtccaaaatattttaagtgCGATATAAGTTATTTTCCAAATAATCTCCTATATAAGATTGGATGCCAAgtagaagtagaagaagagaaagaaaaagaagaaaaagaaggaaaaggaaaagaaaaatctaaCGAAACCGCAGAAGAGGTATTCAAAAACATAACAGTTGATCATGATGTTATCAGGAGGAGCCATATCGCAAAGTCATGTAAAGGTTTAATATGCGACTCGTTTGATACTTTCGCGttatcctcttttttattccttggAATTTTCTTTACACTTTTCGTCTTTTACAAAGTAACCACATTCTTAACTctaaaatggaacaaatttgtgtaaCTATGTATAAAACCTACTACTTAATAATTCTATTTCTCATctaattttcacattttcatgctacttttttgtgcttcacTTTCCTCCTCATGCTAGTTCACTCCGCTGAGATCCTGGATTCATAGAAgacaaattagaaaaaaagcgACCTCACAAAATATTAAGAAAAGAAATCCCCAAGCAGTAAGTCGCAGCAAATCACAACCCAACCGCGAAGGATTGCAAAATGAACGAATTCGTATAGCTTATCACACGGCGTAAGTCTGCTTTCGTGATGTTGACCGAGAATTATCAACCTACGTAAATTCATCATGAAGTTTGCACGAGCATTAACATGTaagaaaaatgatgaaagAGAAATTCACTTAAAAGACAATTTTATCTATCAAATTATAGtctcaattttgtgttttcccccATGGCAAAGGTAAAATAGTGcacctatattttttttattaatatgaCATCCTTTTTATTGTAGAATTGTTATTCTTACATTTGATCAAAGATCAGCAAATTTAATGGATAAACGCCTTTAATTATTCCTCTGCAACCAAAATAAgttatcatttaatttttctcttccaaGGGGTGAAAAGAGGAGGGGGGTGCCGTAAAATAGTTCATGGGGCAGTACAAAGTATGTATTACataaatcattttaaaacctgaaccctgaaaaaaaaaatcataatataatttttaccttatttaaaaatattgttattcCTAAATAAGGAATAAGTTTTAtctcataaaattttctgcTTATACATATATCAGAATATGCAGCTCATAATATGTATCACTGAATAAGGTGTATACATTCATactatttataaataattttgttatgatagtatcatttctttatttaatattactTTAATAAAATACTGATAAACTTTGTATTcatatataatgatatattttattaacccaatttttttccttagaTTTGTGAACCTAACttctaaatttttctctACATCAACGTTAAATAATATGCTATAGGTAAaacttaaaatatttattaaatgaaatattgtCATTCTTTGCAAATTTCATTAGTAAATGTTGAACAATATATTATTGTAAAActtatttatatgaatttttttactagAATTGATCATTATAG
It encodes the following:
- a CDS encoding hypothetical protein (putative) → MESKAYSRYKLFSQVSSKSDSYEICDDKNDNHKKPYKMNLDTLQLCRNIEDILSSFSILCPSYEASDNKCCEYLLYWLYGQVSNEKYDSFNIHWLYYKFHKLLEKKNLHRRKRIKCSANFLRIQNNKLLKNKKALYDFLDHYDIIKEELQANDTIMANKIPYCKYIGYIFHLFENMLMDHNSQSIQAYRHEMKNFKHKIIDKELDFIKTSCDTDSQISMFSIDTKTLHTLINEQLKNFKITDVSFRNKNLVNVRETNGQTSILSFIIKKYIFLSIYLNALYDIFWNIDSYQKYETYARGESNAYSTPSEYYCNHEEEYTVEGYDKIKDLCKLFISYLSFDNVQNDPSGNRRLGYLNYWLNKELKKNNYMSATDFMDVLNALLDNKFPAIANYNKFKYIVYNIDDEVIKEMDLLHHLHDYYNKIITESHDKDKCTEYFKKFIDLFEEGIHKYHVTKNNNFYIELLRLWSRYNAETDSPEFCKSNILPAFPKIETLHQKVKAASLSKTVESCKTFTDESVDNPQPWNKEYVKNYFFLKYILYWLI